The DNA window GTGTGGCCGGCTGGTTGTTCCTGCAGCTTCAGGGGCTCCTGGTCCTCCTGCTGATCTCGCTGTTCCTCGCGCTCGCCCTGGAACCGGCGGTGAACTGGCTGAACCAGCACCGGTGGCCACGAGGGCTGGCGACCGGTGCGGTGATGCTCGTGGCCTTCGGCATCATCTTCTCGTTCTTCACCGTCCTGGGCGCGATGCTGATCGGCCAGATACTGGACTTCGCCGACACGCTGCCCGCGATGACCCGAGAGCTGCTGGCGTGGGTCAACGACACGTTCAACACCGACTTCGCCCCGGACACCCTGTTGCGGGAGGTCGCGGACGCCAGCGGGCGGCTCGACGAGTACGCGTCCAGCCTGGCCGGGAACGCGTGGGGGGCCGGCACCCAGCTCCTCGTCCTGCTGTTCAACGGGCTCACCATCGCGCTGTTCACCTTCTACCTCACCGCGGACGGCCCGCGATTCCGGCGCGCGCTGTGCTCGGTGCTTCCGCCGCGCAGCCAGCGGGAGGTGCTGCGCGCCTGGGAGATCGCGATCAGCAAGACCGGCGGCTACATCTACTCGCGGGCGCTGCTGGCGCTGATCTCCATGGCAGCGCACTATGTCGCCCTGCTGGTCCTCGACGTCCACTACGCGTTCGCGCTGGCGCTGTGGGTGGGGGTGCTGTCGCAGTTCATCCCCACGGTCGGCACGTACATCGGCGGGGCGGTACCGGTCCTGGTCGCGCTGCTCCAGGGGCCGTGGCCGGCACTGTGGATGCTGGTCTTCATCACCCTCTACCAGCAGCTGGAGAACTATCTCCTGCAGCCACGTATCACCGCCAGGACCCTGGACATGCACCCGGCGGTAGCTTTCGGGACGGTTCTCGCCGGAGCCGCGGTCCTCGGAGCGCCGGGGGCGCTGCTGGCGCTTCCCGCGGGGGCGAGCCTGCAGGCTTTCGTGGGCCTGTACATCAAGCGCTACGCGGTCGCCGAGCACCCGTTGCTCACCACTTCCGGTGAGGAGGACAGCGGTACGGACAGGTCCGGGAGGAAGGCGGGCACCGCCGGCACCGCCGCGGCGAAGGAACCCCCCGACGAGGACTCCGGAACCTCCCCTCCCCGGCGGGGCGACGGGCCGGAGAGGGAGTGAGCGTCCCCGGGGATCGCCCACCCGCGTCGGACAGGCAGCACGGCACGACAGGTATACCGAAGTTTGGGGCATCGATACCGACACTTTGCCGGGGCTCCGGGAGAGACCCGGTTCCCTAACGAGGGGGTCGCATCGCATACTCACCGGGGAGGGGAGTTACGGATGAAGCAGGATCTCACAGCTCTGTGCTGCGAATGCGGGGCCAGCCGCCAGGTCAGTTCCTACCGCGGTATCGGGGAGGCCCAGTCCGCCTACGGACTCGCCCGGTGCGTCGTTTGGCGGATGTGCGCCGCCTGCGGGTACCGCACCTACCACGCCTACCTGCGCAACGACGAGGACCGGGACGAGCTGGAGGACGCGCTCCGACTCGACGAGGAGCTCGCCACGGAAGCCCTCGACGAGGAGGTCGAACAGCTCCGGCTGTGCGGCGTCGACATCGGCCACGCCCCCGTTCCCGCGATCTGGGACGGGCAGTCGGTGGGAATGGTCACCCAGCGGTTGACCGACCACTCCTACGCCATCGTGCTCGATCCGCACTCCTCCGTGGCGGCACGGCTCAAACTCGTCGACATGCTGTGGAACGAGCTCACCATCGGTGACCATGAGGACCGCTGGTACATACAACCCTCCGACGACGAGACACCGGGCTATGCCGTACGGCTCTTCGGCTACCGGCTGCGTCGTTGACCGCGAGCCGGCCCGCGCGTCGGACTACCCGACAGCCGTCCGCTCGGCGAGGCGGCGCAGTGCTCCCCGCGGAACCTCCGGGTCGGTTGTCGCCCAGTACGGCGGCAGGGAGGAGCGCAGGAACCCGGAATAGCGGGCGGTGGCCAACCGCGGGTCCAGGACGGCGACCACTCCCCGATCCTCGGCCGACCGCAGCAGTCTGCCGGTGCCCTGGGCCAGCAACAGTGCCGCGTGGGTCGCCGCCACCGCCATGAACCCGTTGCCGCCGCTGGCCGCCACGGCCCGCTGGCGGGCCGAGGCGAGCGGGTCGTCGGGGCGCGGGAAGGGGATACGGTCCACGATCACCAACTGCAACGACGGCCCGGGAACGTCGACCCCCTGCCACAGGGACAGCGTCCCGAACAGGCAGGATTGCTCGTCCTCCGCGAACTTCTCGACCAGCTGACCGGTGGAGTCCTCTCCCTGACACAGGACCGGCACGGACAACCGCTCCCGCAGCTCCTCCGCGGCCTGGTTCGCGCCGCGCGTGGAGGAGAACAACCCGAGGGTGCGCCCGCCGGCCGCCTCGATCAGCTCGGCGATCTCGGTCACGTATCCCGGGTCGAGTCCGTCCCGTCCGGGTTGCGGCAGGTGTTTGGCCACGTAGAGGATCCCGCTGCGGGCGTGGTCGAACGGCGAGCCGACGTCCAGCCCTCGCCAACGGTGCCCGCCGGAGCCGCCCGTGTCCTCACCGGAACCACCGGTATCGCCCTCACCCTCGCCGCTCGCCGGGGCGGCTTCCTGCCGCCCCTCCTGGTCGAGCCCCCACTGTGCCGCCAACGGAGCGAACGACCCGCCGAGGGCCAGCGTGGCCGAGGTCAGTACGGTGGTGCGTTCGTCGAACAGTTTCTCCCGCAGTAGTCCACCCACGCGCAACGGCGCCACGTGCAGGGCCGGGGCGCGCTTCGGCCCCTTGTCGAGCCACACGACGTCGGTGCGCTCCGGCAGCGGCGGCTCCACGGAGGAGAGGATCCGCGCGGCGGCGTCGTGCACCTCCTCGAGCGCCGACAGGGCGAGTCTGCGCTCCTGGGCGGTGTCCGCCTCGTACTCGCTCGCCGGGCCGATGTCGGTGATGCAGCCGTGCGCGGTGTCCCGGACGCGGCTCACCGCCCCGGCGAGCCCCTCGGTGATATGGTCGAGCCTTCCCGCGTCGACCTCGCCGAACATCAGTGCCAGCCCCTCGCCGGCCTCGGTGAGCCGCTCCACGGCTTCGGCGTCGCACAACCGCGCTGCCCGTTTGGCGGCGGCGTTCACCGCGCGTTCCCCCAATACCCCCGTGGCCACCGAGGTCACCCGGTCCACCAGCTCGTGCGCCTCGTCGATCATCAGGACCTGGTGGTCGGGCAGGAGCTGGTATCCCTGCATCGCAGCGATGGCGAGTATCGCGTGGTTGGTGACGACGATGTCGGCGCCGGAGGCGTCAGCGCGCGCTTGTTCGGCGAAGCACTCCTGGCCGAACGGGCACGTGTTCGCGCCCACGCACTCGGCCGAGGAGACGGACACCTGTCGCCACGCCAGGTCGCTGACGCCCGGCACGATCTCGTCCCGGTCACCGGTGACGGTCTCCTCCGCCCACTCGCGCAGCCGCTTGACCTGCCGCCCCAGGGAGGAGAGCTGTTGCGCGTCGAACAGTTCCGCACCGTCGGGGTCAGCCTCACCGGCCGTCTGCAGCCGGCTGCGGCACAGGTAGTTCCCGCGGCCCTTGAGGATGGCGAACGTGGGTTCGCGGTCCAGCAACGGCGTCAACGCCGCGGCGACCCTGGGCAGGTCGCGTTCGACGAGTTGGCGCTGCAGCGCGATGGTAGCGGTCGAGACCACCACGGTGGTCTCCTGCGCCATCGCGAAACGGATCGCGGGAACCAGGTAGGCCAGGGATTTCCCCGTTCCGGTCCCCGCCTGCACCACGAGGTGCTCCTCTTCCGAGATCGCGGTGTCCACCGCGTCCGCCATGGCCACCTGGCCGTCTCGGCGCGTTCCGCCCACAGCGCGCACGGCGGTGTCCAGCATCGTGTCGACGTCGGGAAGTTCAGCCACACACGCGACGTTACCGTGCCACGGCCGACTCCGCGCCGGCGTCCCCGAACCGTCCCGGTCCGACGGGTCACTGCCGCTGTTCGGTGATGCTCAGCCCGTCGTGCAGGAAGCAGAAGTGGTCCCGCACGTCCTGCCCGTCCTTCAACGGGTCCGAGTAGCACCACGCGACGTCGGCGAGCTCGTCGTGTCCGACGC is part of the Haloactinospora alba genome and encodes:
- a CDS encoding DUF6315 family protein encodes the protein MKQDLTALCCECGASRQVSSYRGIGEAQSAYGLARCVVWRMCAACGYRTYHAYLRNDEDRDELEDALRLDEELATEALDEEVEQLRLCGVDIGHAPVPAIWDGQSVGMVTQRLTDHSYAIVLDPHSSVAARLKLVDMLWNELTIGDHEDRWYIQPSDDETPGYAVRLFGYRLRR
- a CDS encoding AI-2E family transporter, with translation MTSPNKGGMPAWLPRAMILAVGIVLAVGVAGWLFLQLQGLLVLLLISLFLALALEPAVNWLNQHRWPRGLATGAVMLVAFGIIFSFFTVLGAMLIGQILDFADTLPAMTRELLAWVNDTFNTDFAPDTLLREVADASGRLDEYASSLAGNAWGAGTQLLVLLFNGLTIALFTFYLTADGPRFRRALCSVLPPRSQREVLRAWEIAISKTGGYIYSRALLALISMAAHYVALLVLDVHYAFALALWVGVLSQFIPTVGTYIGGAVPVLVALLQGPWPALWMLVFITLYQQLENYLLQPRITARTLDMHPAVAFGTVLAGAAVLGAPGALLALPAGASLQAFVGLYIKRYAVAEHPLLTTSGEEDSGTDRSGRKAGTAGTAAAKEPPDEDSGTSPPRRGDGPERE
- a CDS encoding ATP-dependent DNA helicase, which produces MAELPDVDTMLDTAVRAVGGTRRDGQVAMADAVDTAISEEEHLVVQAGTGTGKSLAYLVPAIRFAMAQETTVVVSTATIALQRQLVERDLPRVAAALTPLLDREPTFAILKGRGNYLCRSRLQTAGEADPDGAELFDAQQLSSLGRQVKRLREWAEETVTGDRDEIVPGVSDLAWRQVSVSSAECVGANTCPFGQECFAEQARADASGADIVVTNHAILAIAAMQGYQLLPDHQVLMIDEAHELVDRVTSVATGVLGERAVNAAAKRAARLCDAEAVERLTEAGEGLALMFGEVDAGRLDHITEGLAGAVSRVRDTAHGCITDIGPASEYEADTAQERRLALSALEEVHDAAARILSSVEPPLPERTDVVWLDKGPKRAPALHVAPLRVGGLLREKLFDERTTVLTSATLALGGSFAPLAAQWGLDQEGRQEAAPASGEGEGDTGGSGEDTGGSGGHRWRGLDVGSPFDHARSGILYVAKHLPQPGRDGLDPGYVTEIAELIEAAGGRTLGLFSSTRGANQAAEELRERLSVPVLCQGEDSTGQLVEKFAEDEQSCLFGTLSLWQGVDVPGPSLQLVIVDRIPFPRPDDPLASARQRAVAASGGNGFMAVAATHAALLLAQGTGRLLRSAEDRGVVAVLDPRLATARYSGFLRSSLPPYWATTDPEVPRGALRRLAERTAVG